In the Verrucomicrobiia bacterium genome, one interval contains:
- a CDS encoding MFS transporter, with product MSARFSPVFRQMAGRVMVLRGAARELWLVFLAKLLAITAYGVMNACLILWLSSDLGYSDVQAGDIVMLWSTLMTMATVMVGSLVDAIGLRRAFLLGISVCIFARGTMTLSTVPWLAVGVGLMALAVGEALMTPVMVAAVRRYATTAQRSLSFSIFYVMMNLGFLLGAYIFDHVRAWLGETGRYTLPLLGWEFSTYRVLFLISFLLTLPNLVLLYWGVRPGVEATDEGLKITPEQPKYADRGVFKGLALTVRDAVDDTVRIFAGLWRQPAFFKFLAFLTLVVAVRLIMYHMNYTYPKFGIRELGDGAPIGRLWAINQMLIIFLVPLMGTLTLRWSAYRVVTLGSAVAVAAVFVMALPPEWFAPLAQSWLGAWLYHGYLGLQGAFIHPYYVMIFLFVVGLSLGESLYSPRLYEYPAAIAPKGQEASYMSLSYLPFFVAKVFVGMSSGRLLEQYCPATGERMSWMLWTYIAVMAAVTPLGLIFFQRFIRVKEAGRTD from the coding sequence ATGAGCGCCCGGTTTTCGCCGGTCTTCCGCCAGATGGCGGGGCGTGTGATGGTGCTGCGGGGCGCGGCGCGGGAGCTGTGGCTTGTGTTCCTCGCCAAGCTGCTGGCCATCACGGCCTACGGGGTGATGAACGCGTGCCTGATTTTGTGGCTTTCCAGCGATTTGGGCTACAGCGACGTGCAGGCGGGGGACATTGTGATGTTGTGGTCCACGCTGATGACGATGGCGACGGTCATGGTGGGATCGCTGGTGGATGCGATTGGGTTGCGGCGGGCGTTTTTGCTGGGGATCAGTGTCTGCATTTTTGCGCGGGGGACCATGACGCTGAGCACGGTGCCGTGGCTGGCGGTGGGGGTGGGGCTGATGGCGCTGGCGGTGGGCGAGGCATTGATGACGCCGGTGATGGTGGCGGCGGTGCGCCGGTATGCCACCACGGCGCAGCGCTCTCTGTCGTTTTCCATTTTCTATGTGATGATGAATTTGGGCTTCCTGCTGGGGGCCTATATTTTTGATCACGTGCGGGCGTGGCTGGGGGAGACGGGGCGCTACACGCTGCCGCTGCTGGGGTGGGAGTTCAGCACGTATCGCGTGTTGTTTCTCATCAGCTTTTTACTGACCTTGCCCAACCTGGTTTTGCTGTATTGGGGGGTGCGGCCGGGGGTGGAGGCCACGGACGAGGGCCTCAAAATCACGCCGGAGCAGCCCAAATACGCGGATCGCGGAGTGTTCAAGGGGCTGGCGCTGACGGTGCGGGATGCGGTGGATGACACTGTGCGCATTTTTGCGGGGCTGTGGCGGCAGCCGGCGTTTTTCAAGTTTCTGGCGTTCTTAACGCTGGTGGTGGCGGTGCGGCTCATCATGTATCACATGAACTACACCTACCCCAAGTTTGGGATTCGGGAGCTGGGGGACGGGGCGCCGATCGGGCGGTTGTGGGCGATCAACCAGATGCTCATTATTTTCCTGGTGCCGCTGATGGGCACGCTGACGTTGCGGTGGTCGGCATATCGGGTGGTGACGCTGGGCAGCGCGGTGGCGGTGGCGGCGGTGTTTGTGATGGCGCTGCCGCCGGAGTGGTTTGCGCCGCTGGCGCAAAGCTGGCTGGGGGCGTGGTTGTATCACGGTTATCTGGGCCTGCAGGGGGCGTTCATTCATCCGTACTACGTGATGATTTTCCTGTTTGTGGTGGGGTTGTCGCTGGGCGAATCGCTGTACTCGCCGCGGTTGTATGAGTACCCGGCGGCCATTGCGCCCAAGGGTCAGGAGGCTTCCTACATGTCGCTGTCGTACCTGCCTTTTTTTGTGGCCAAGGTGTTTGTGGGGATGTCCTCCGGCCGGTTGCTGGAGCAGTATTGTCCGGCAACGGGCGAGCGGATGTCGTGGATGTTGTGGACGTATATTGCGGTGATGGCGGCCGTCACGCCGTTGGGGCTGATTTTCTTCCAGCGGTTTATCCGGGTGAAAGAAGCGGGGCGGACGGATTAA
- a CDS encoding DUF1080 domain-containing protein, which yields MKHLLFASLAAAVAVSLNAPAPVCAADNEPPPGFIALFNGKDFTGWRVPEGDNGHWKVVNGVIDYDAESEAKGDKSLWCERELGDFILRVDWRIKATPYTNPHVPYILPDGTHARDITGKELQLALPDSDSGIFLRGSGTYQVNIWCWPIGSGEMYGVRMNPKTPPELRAAVTPRHQADKPVGEWNRFEITVRGRTVTVVLNGVTVIPGATIPELPLRGRIALQHHGGKDAQGRWNSPPSLLQFKNIFVRELN from the coding sequence ATGAAACACCTGCTGTTTGCTTCGCTGGCCGCCGCGGTGGCGGTTTCCCTGAACGCGCCCGCGCCGGTATGTGCCGCCGACAACGAGCCGCCGCCCGGGTTTATTGCCCTGTTCAATGGCAAAGATTTCACGGGCTGGCGGGTGCCGGAGGGGGACAATGGCCATTGGAAGGTGGTCAATGGGGTGATTGATTACGACGCGGAGAGCGAGGCCAAGGGCGACAAGAGCCTGTGGTGCGAGCGGGAGCTGGGCGATTTTATTTTGCGGGTGGACTGGCGCATCAAGGCCACGCCCTACACCAATCCGCATGTGCCCTACATTCTGCCCGATGGGACGCATGCGCGCGACATCACCGGCAAGGAATTGCAACTGGCGCTGCCGGACTCCGACAGCGGGATCTTCCTGCGGGGCTCGGGGACGTACCAGGTGAACATTTGGTGCTGGCCCATCGGGTCGGGGGAGATGTACGGCGTGCGCATGAATCCCAAGACGCCGCCGGAATTGCGCGCGGCTGTGACGCCGCGCCATCAGGCTGACAAGCCGGTGGGTGAGTGGAACCGGTTTGAGATCACGGTGCGCGGGCGCACGGTGACGGTGGTGCTCAACGGGGTGACGGTGATCCCCGGGGCCACCATTCCGGAGCTGCCCCTGCGGGGGCGCATTGCGCTGCAACATCACGGCGGCAAGGACGCGCAGGGGCGGTGGAACAGCCCGCCGAGCCTGCTGCAGTTCAAAAACATCTTCGTGCGCGAGTTGAATTAA
- a CDS encoding Ig-like domain-containing protein, with amino-acid sequence MRNILWALAAFGLSLASAIGQPANNSFGNRIPLTGVTATATGSNVGADMEFGEPNNPNQVGRLDGTVWWSWTAPMSGRVTIDTVGSDFDTVLGIYTGTSVFFLTVVAANDNIATNQVQSRVTFEATANTQYQIQVGGRRPGGGNTTARGNIVLNVAMQLPVILSSPTNGSLYAAGAPVPFTATGTPPTPPIVRMEFYRATTLIGTVSNAPYSLVTSNLPLGTYGVYAVLVDGANTRSTSAVATVTIMNPGVAITAPPDGANLATNVINISAVTVLPSGAITNVAFYGDENLLGFDATAPFSFTWTNVSQGLHLLRAIGWANTGLTYTSPPVYVAIAQTIVPTGSVWKYLDTGVDQGTAWRDPAFNDSAWPEGPAELGAGDSADGRPEATVINIGPDNARFPTIYFRHRFMVANPAAYSALLLRVLRDDGAVIYLNGVEVNRQNMPAGTITYNTYASTSASDDGTVYYEAEIANLLVAGTNVLAVEVHQNSATSSDLSFDLELRGYPVIVRNQSPLVTWQNPTNQAALAGPAAVTLQVQATDPDGTVAYVEFRVDGLLLGQATNSPYQMTWNAPAVGFHTLEAAAVDAEGARGSSTLQVSIHDAQATPLVQLTSPTNGTRISGLEMPTNVLLTALAAGVGGLAQVEFRANGLTLGTDTTEPYSLTWSNASFGTNALTAVATDGQGRKATSAVVTLILDEPPRNTNPPVVASVTPARGATVTSLTSIQVIFSERVTGVHAADLLVNGVPATAVTGSGSNYTFTVTQPAFGLVAITWAANHGIADIGWPASLPFDPQTPGNTWSYELVDRTPPVVASQNPPAGSTLTNLNQVTVVFSKPVQGVDAADFLVNGTPAVGVTGADTTYTFYFAPPAPGTVNITWAANHGITDRVSPPNAFNPATAGNTWSYTLDNRTVLVASNAVYRFFRGRTEASDPYNAWRLLNFDDSAWEVGMAPFYYDANTPPVYSGNTALNDMRNNYTCVFLRHAFVVRNVQAITNMFVQFRCDDGFAAWINGVEVARYAIPNGEPSYTTLANNAPSPLVTYTYTLPDPRTYLVEGTNLLAIMQFNTSLASSDLLLESIWYTYLADVSLLPPTVQVVMPPAGPVFTLTNLTVKFSEPVTGVDAADLRLNGVPAVAVTGGSSNDTFTFSFPQPAYGPVAITWAANHGIVDFDNPPKAFEPATPGNTWQYQLLNPNAPFVAAQNPAAGAQLTNLTQITVIFSKPVTGVDAADLRINGLPATAVSGSGATYTFTLAQPAYGQVSVSWAANHGITDLETPANAFENTRAGNSWTYTLVDLIPPTLISVTPTPNSVVTNLTQITVRFSEPVTGVDAADLLINGVPAAAVSGSGAQYTFTFPQPNSTLIQVAWAIGHGITDLAANPNGFDRNAPNASWTYTTPDTLPPSVIAITPLPGTTVGRLDQITILFSEPVTGVDATDLLINSRPARSVTGSGAGPYVFSYLPPSNGVVEVRWSPAANIQDLAPSPNAFAGGEWTYRLQAGLSYANKVIFNEIMHNPRGGAAALEWIELRNLTAEPVNLTGWRLSRGVSFTFPAVTLPANGYLVVAANVAAFRSNYPTVTNVVGGWTGQLANGGETLALVSAEGEEIHRVRYASEGDWATRERGRGAQPVLSITRSGTTATVTIFSHGYTANDHVLISGADQPEYNGRFVVNSVGASTFTITVSGSPATPATGNIICRQVLDNGASGWAWFSAADGFGSSLELVNPALPHTSGQNWLSSTVPGGTPGRANSVATNNVAPLILSASHYPLVPRSTDPVTVRAQIVDELTNGVQAVTLYYRNHSTTSPGNFTALAMRDDGLSGDGVAGDRWYGARLPTFTNGAIIEFYLQATDTSGLSRTWPAPAWNTNGVYGQLANALFQVDNEVLTNTMLGVRIVMTATERATFPATDTASDAESHITLILQDGNETDVRYNGGVRIRGAGSRSRNPKNNRINIPNDNPWKNLSAINLNCQFIHAQYVGNVLAQKSGLPAADCMLAQYRVNGLNLAPVTAPANGTSSGAGYGTYLLLYPVNGELAQEIWPEDGDGNVYRASIFPHNANLNYLGTDPSSYVASGYYKNSNRAENDWSDLINLTYAFSQIANEQDYRNAIVTNLNVQLWMRYFAYGSMVNYGETSLFNGRGDDYALYRGMKDRRFVLIGHDFDTIFGQGDTTTYYPTLTNSSIWIMLNPPSPEPNVPLLRRFLTNAPFAPIFFAELKRLCDTTFHPDHLFPFFDQLLSGWGPDAAKIREMKTHAFNRRAVVLSQIPLTLTVSSSLPTQNGYLYTTSPNVTLFGQANVIDTRQVWVNGNAALWSAWEGRWTNSLTLRPGLNRVLVQSLNSNNVVFASATADIWYDTTSQPVSGTISADTTWLAASGPYNVTGTLTIGSGATLTIQPGTTVYFGSGANLVVA; translated from the coding sequence ATGAGAAACATTCTTTGGGCCTTGGCCGCCTTCGGCCTTTCGCTGGCATCGGCCATCGGGCAACCGGCCAACAATAGTTTCGGCAACCGCATCCCCCTCACCGGCGTCACCGCCACCGCCACCGGCAGCAATGTCGGGGCCGACATGGAGTTTGGAGAGCCCAACAACCCCAACCAAGTGGGACGCCTGGATGGCACTGTCTGGTGGAGCTGGACGGCCCCCATGAGTGGCCGCGTCACCATTGACACCGTGGGCAGCGACTTCGACACCGTCCTCGGCATCTACACCGGCACATCTGTTTTCTTTCTCACTGTGGTGGCCGCCAATGACAATATCGCCACCAATCAGGTGCAAAGCCGCGTAACCTTCGAGGCCACCGCCAACACCCAATACCAAATCCAGGTCGGCGGCCGGCGGCCCGGGGGCGGCAATACCACCGCCCGCGGCAATATCGTGCTGAATGTGGCCATGCAGTTGCCGGTCATCCTCAGCTCCCCCACCAACGGCAGCCTCTACGCCGCAGGAGCCCCCGTCCCCTTCACCGCCACCGGCACCCCGCCCACCCCCCCCATCGTGCGCATGGAATTTTACCGGGCCACCACCCTCATTGGCACCGTGAGCAATGCGCCTTACTCCCTGGTGACAAGCAACCTCCCGCTGGGCACCTACGGCGTCTATGCCGTCTTGGTGGATGGCGCCAACACCCGCTCCACTTCAGCCGTGGCCACCGTGACCATCATGAACCCCGGCGTGGCCATTACCGCCCCCCCCGACGGCGCCAACCTGGCCACCAATGTCATTAACATCTCCGCCGTGACCGTCCTCCCCTCCGGCGCCATCACCAATGTGGCCTTTTACGGCGATGAAAACCTGCTCGGCTTTGATGCCACCGCCCCCTTCAGCTTCACCTGGACCAACGTAAGCCAGGGCTTGCACCTCCTCCGGGCCATCGGCTGGGCAAACACCGGCCTCACCTACACCTCCCCGCCCGTCTATGTGGCCATCGCGCAGACCATCGTGCCCACCGGCTCTGTCTGGAAATACCTCGATACCGGCGTGGACCAGGGCACGGCCTGGCGGGACCCGGCCTTCAACGACTCCGCCTGGCCCGAGGGCCCGGCGGAACTGGGCGCCGGCGACTCCGCCGACGGCCGCCCGGAGGCCACCGTCATCAACATCGGGCCGGACAACGCCCGTTTCCCCACCATTTATTTCCGCCATCGCTTTATGGTGGCCAACCCCGCTGCCTACTCGGCCCTGCTCCTCCGCGTGCTGCGCGACGACGGCGCCGTCATCTACCTCAACGGCGTGGAGGTCAACCGCCAAAACATGCCCGCCGGCACCATCACCTACAACACCTATGCCTCGACCTCGGCCAGCGACGACGGCACCGTTTATTATGAGGCGGAAATCGCCAATTTGCTCGTGGCCGGCACCAACGTCCTCGCCGTGGAAGTGCACCAGAACAGCGCCACCAGCTCCGACCTGAGTTTTGATTTGGAACTGCGCGGCTACCCCGTCATCGTCCGCAATCAATCCCCCCTAGTTACCTGGCAAAATCCCACCAACCAGGCCGCCCTGGCCGGCCCCGCCGCCGTCACCCTCCAAGTCCAGGCCACCGACCCCGATGGCACCGTGGCCTACGTGGAGTTTCGGGTGGATGGCCTGCTCCTGGGCCAGGCAACCAACAGCCCCTATCAAATGACTTGGAATGCTCCCGCAGTGGGCTTTCACACCCTGGAGGCCGCTGCCGTGGATGCCGAGGGCGCCCGCGGCAGCAGCACCCTGCAAGTTTCCATTCATGATGCCCAGGCCACCCCCCTCGTGCAACTGACCAGCCCCACCAACGGCACCCGCATCTCCGGCCTGGAAATGCCCACCAACGTCTTGCTGACCGCCCTCGCCGCCGGCGTGGGCGGCCTGGCCCAGGTGGAATTTCGGGCCAACGGCCTGACCCTGGGCACCGACACCACCGAGCCTTACAGCCTGACCTGGAGCAACGCCAGCTTCGGCACCAACGCCCTGACCGCCGTGGCCACTGACGGCCAGGGCCGCAAAGCCACCTCCGCCGTCGTCACCCTCATCCTTGACGAGCCGCCCCGCAACACCAACCCCCCGGTGGTCGCCAGCGTCACCCCGGCCCGCGGCGCCACCGTCACCAGTCTCACCAGCATCCAGGTCATCTTCAGCGAGCGGGTGACCGGCGTCCATGCCGCGGATTTGCTCGTCAATGGCGTGCCGGCCACGGCCGTCACCGGCAGCGGCTCCAACTACACCTTCACCGTCACCCAGCCCGCCTTCGGCCTCGTGGCCATCACTTGGGCCGCCAATCATGGCATTGCCGACATCGGCTGGCCCGCCTCCCTGCCCTTTGACCCGCAGACCCCCGGCAACACCTGGTCCTACGAGCTGGTGGACCGCACCCCCCCGGTGGTGGCCTCCCAAAATCCCCCCGCCGGCAGCACCCTCACCAACCTGAATCAGGTCACCGTCGTGTTCAGCAAACCCGTGCAGGGCGTGGACGCCGCCGATTTCCTGGTCAACGGCACCCCGGCCGTGGGCGTGACCGGCGCCGACACCACCTACACCTTTTATTTCGCCCCGCCGGCCCCCGGCACGGTGAACATCACCTGGGCCGCCAATCATGGCATCACCGACCGGGTCTCTCCACCCAATGCCTTCAACCCCGCCACCGCCGGCAACACCTGGAGCTACACCCTGGACAACCGCACCGTCCTCGTGGCCAGCAATGCCGTGTACCGCTTCTTCCGCGGCCGCACCGAAGCCTCCGATCCCTACAACGCCTGGCGCCTGTTGAACTTTGACGACTCGGCCTGGGAGGTCGGCATGGCGCCGTTTTACTACGATGCCAACACCCCGCCGGTGTACTCGGGCAACACGGCGCTGAATGACATGCGCAACAACTACACCTGCGTCTTCCTGCGGCATGCCTTCGTGGTGCGCAACGTCCAGGCCATCACCAATATGTTCGTGCAATTCCGCTGCGATGACGGCTTCGCCGCCTGGATCAACGGCGTCGAAGTGGCCCGCTACGCCATCCCCAACGGCGAGCCTAGTTACACCACCCTCGCCAACAACGCCCCCAGCCCCCTGGTCACCTACACCTACACCCTTCCCGACCCGCGCACCTATCTCGTCGAGGGCACCAACCTCCTGGCCATCATGCAGTTCAACACCAGCCTCGCCAGCTCCGACCTCCTCCTCGAAAGCATCTGGTACACTTATCTCGCCGATGTCTCCCTGCTCCCGCCCACCGTCCAGGTGGTGATGCCTCCCGCCGGCCCCGTCTTCACCCTGACCAATCTGACCGTCAAGTTCTCCGAGCCGGTCACCGGCGTGGACGCCGCGGATTTGCGCCTCAACGGCGTGCCCGCCGTCGCCGTCACCGGCGGCAGCAGCAATGACACCTTCACCTTCAGCTTCCCCCAGCCGGCTTACGGGCCGGTGGCCATCACCTGGGCCGCCAATCATGGCATCGTGGACTTTGACAATCCGCCCAAGGCCTTCGAGCCGGCCACCCCGGGCAACACCTGGCAGTACCAGCTCCTCAACCCCAACGCCCCCTTCGTGGCCGCCCAGAATCCGGCCGCCGGCGCCCAACTGACCAACCTCACCCAAATCACCGTCATCTTCAGCAAGCCCGTCACCGGCGTGGACGCCGCCGACCTGCGCATCAACGGCCTGCCCGCCACCGCCGTCAGCGGCAGCGGCGCCACCTACACCTTCACCCTGGCGCAGCCCGCCTACGGTCAGGTGAGTGTCTCCTGGGCCGCCAATCACGGCATCACCGATTTGGAAACCCCCGCCAACGCCTTCGAAAACACCCGCGCCGGCAATTCCTGGACCTACACGCTGGTGGACCTCATCCCCCCCACGCTAATCTCCGTCACCCCAACGCCCAACTCCGTGGTAACCAACCTCACCCAGATCACCGTGCGCTTCTCCGAGCCGGTCACCGGCGTGGACGCCGCGGATTTGTTGATCAATGGCGTGCCCGCAGCCGCCGTCAGCGGCAGTGGCGCCCAGTACACCTTCACCTTCCCGCAACCCAACTCCACCTTGATTCAGGTCGCCTGGGCCATCGGCCACGGCATCACCGACCTCGCCGCCAACCCCAACGGCTTTGATCGCAATGCGCCCAACGCCTCGTGGACCTACACCACCCCCGACACCCTGCCGCCCTCGGTCATTGCCATCACCCCCCTGCCAGGCACCACCGTGGGACGCCTCGACCAGATCACCATCCTCTTCAGCGAGCCGGTCACCGGCGTGGATGCCACCGATCTCCTCATCAACAGCCGCCCGGCGCGCTCCGTGACGGGCAGCGGTGCGGGCCCGTACGTCTTCAGCTACCTGCCGCCCTCCAACGGCGTGGTCGAAGTCCGCTGGTCCCCCGCGGCCAATATCCAGGACCTGGCCCCCTCCCCCAACGCCTTCGCCGGCGGCGAGTGGACCTACCGCCTCCAGGCCGGCCTCAGCTACGCCAACAAGGTCATCTTCAATGAAATCATGCACAACCCCCGCGGCGGCGCGGCCGCCCTCGAATGGATCGAGTTAAGAAACCTCACGGCCGAGCCGGTAAATCTCACCGGCTGGCGTCTCAGCCGCGGCGTCTCCTTCACCTTCCCCGCCGTGACCCTGCCCGCCAACGGTTATCTGGTCGTGGCGGCCAATGTCGCCGCCTTCCGCTCCAACTACCCCACCGTCACCAACGTCGTGGGCGGCTGGACGGGTCAGTTGGCCAATGGCGGCGAAACCCTCGCGCTCGTCTCCGCCGAGGGCGAGGAAATCCACCGCGTGCGCTACGCCAGTGAAGGAGACTGGGCCACCCGCGAGCGCGGCCGCGGCGCCCAGCCCGTGTTGAGCATCACGCGCAGCGGCACCACCGCCACCGTGACCATTTTCAGCCACGGCTACACGGCCAATGACCACGTCCTCATCAGCGGCGCCGACCAGCCCGAATACAACGGCCGCTTCGTGGTCAACAGCGTGGGCGCCAGCACCTTCACCATCACCGTCTCCGGCAGCCCGGCCACGCCGGCCACCGGCAACATCATCTGCCGCCAGGTGCTCGATAACGGCGCCTCCGGCTGGGCCTGGTTCTCGGCCGCCGACGGCTTCGGCAGCTCGCTCGAGCTGGTCAATCCCGCCCTGCCCCATACCTCCGGCCAAAATTGGTTGAGCAGCACCGTCCCCGGCGGCACCCCGGGGCGCGCCAACTCCGTGGCCACCAACAATGTGGCCCCGCTCATCCTGTCCGCCTCGCATTATCCCCTGGTGCCCCGCTCGACCGACCCCGTGACCGTGCGGGCGCAAATCGTGGATGAACTGACCAACGGCGTCCAGGCCGTCACCCTCTATTACCGCAATCACAGCACCACCTCCCCCGGCAATTTCACCGCACTGGCCATGCGCGACGATGGACTCAGCGGCGATGGCGTGGCGGGTGACCGCTGGTATGGCGCCCGCCTCCCCACCTTCACCAATGGCGCCATCATCGAGTTCTACCTCCAGGCCACCGACACCTCAGGATTGAGCCGCACCTGGCCGGCCCCCGCCTGGAATACCAACGGCGTCTATGGCCAACTGGCCAATGCCCTCTTCCAGGTGGATAATGAAGTCCTCACCAACACCATGCTCGGCGTGCGCATCGTCATGACCGCCACCGAGCGCGCCACCTTCCCCGCCACCGATACCGCCAGCGACGCCGAGTCCCACATCACCCTCATCCTCCAGGACGGCAATGAAACCGACGTCCGCTACAACGGCGGCGTGCGCATCCGCGGCGCCGGCTCGCGCTCGCGCAACCCCAAAAACAACCGCATCAACATCCCCAATGACAACCCCTGGAAAAACCTCAGCGCCATCAACCTCAACTGCCAGTTCATCCACGCCCAATACGTCGGCAACGTCCTCGCCCAAAAATCGGGTTTGCCGGCGGCCGACTGCATGCTGGCGCAGTACCGGGTCAACGGCCTGAACCTGGCGCCGGTCACCGCCCCCGCCAACGGCACCAGCTCCGGCGCCGGCTATGGCACCTACCTCCTCCTGTATCCCGTCAACGGCGAGCTGGCCCAGGAAATCTGGCCGGAAGATGGCGATGGCAACGTCTATCGCGCCTCCATCTTCCCCCACAACGCCAACCTGAATTATCTGGGCACCGACCCCTCCAGTTACGTGGCCAGCGGCTATTATAAAAACTCCAATCGCGCCGAAAATGACTGGAGCGATTTGATCAACCTGACCTATGCCTTCAGCCAGATCGCCAACGAACAGGACTACCGCAACGCCATCGTCACCAATCTCAACGTCCAGTTGTGGATGCGCTACTTCGCCTATGGCTCCATGGTGAATTACGGCGAAACCTCCCTCTTCAACGGCCGCGGCGATGACTACGCCCTCTACCGCGGCATGAAGGACCGCCGCTTTGTGCTCATCGGCCATGACTTCGACACCATCTTTGGCCAGGGCGATACCACCACCTATTACCCCACCCTGACCAATTCCTCCATCTGGATCATGCTCAACCCCCCCAGCCCCGAGCCGAATGTGCCGTTGCTGCGCCGCTTCCTGACCAACGCCCCCTTTGCCCCCATCTTCTTCGCCGAGCTTAAACGCTTGTGCGACACCACCTTCCACCCCGACCACCTCTTCCCCTTCTTTGATCAGTTGCTCTCCGGCTGGGGGCCGGACGCCGCCAAAATCCGCGAAATGAAAACCCACGCCTTCAACCGGCGGGCGGTCGTCCTCTCGCAGATTCCCCTCACGCTCACCGTCAGCAGCAGCCTCCCCACCCAGAACGGCTACCTCTACACCACCTCCCCCAACGTCACCCTCTTCGGCCAGGCCAACGTCATTGATACCCGCCAGGTCTGGGTCAACGGCAACGCCGCCCTCTGGTCCGCCTGGGAGGGACGCTGGACCAACAGCCTGACCCTCCGCCCCGGCCTCAACCGCGTGCTCGTGCAGTCCCTCAACAGCAACAATGTGGTTTTCGCCAGCGCCACGGCGGACATCTGGTATGACACCACCAGCCAACCCGTCTCCGGCACCATCAGTGCGGACACCACCTGGCTGGCGGCCAGCGGGCCCTACAACGTGACCGGCACGCTGACCATTGGCAGCGGGGCCACCTTGACCATCCAGCCGGGCACCACCGTCTACTTCGGCAGCGGGGCCAACCTGGTGGTGGCC
- a CDS encoding IMP dehydrogenase, with amino-acid sequence MATKSFRNATDNQFYLPADAFFRAHAALALTYDDVTLATNYSEILPRDTVLQSVLAPGLTLNIPIISADMDTVTESAMAIGMALNGGLGLIHYNMSDREQLSEVSRVKHHVHGLIQDPVTVSPEQHIGEVLAMVEERRFQFRTFPVIDAQRKLLGLLPGHVVKPRYARHTVAEILTPRAQVQTIQKRELGRDPIARADKFFSEHPGINKLLVVDDQDRLYGLFTISDVERIIQEKKALFKPARDDKWRLICGAAVSATRNAFGEIDRERLISHVGGLVERGLDVVAVSTAHGFSRGVGEAVRMIRQAFPKLPIIAGNVTTAAGVEFLADCGANIVKVGQGPGSICTTRLVAGVGVPQLTALYVCSQAAKKKRVTLLADGGITKSGDIVKALTLSQAVVCGGILAGCDEAPGEVIEISGKLYKQYRGMGSLAAMKAGSAARYGHSTPDPTRKVAAEGIEALKEAAGPLNRVLTQLIGGIQSGMGYLGAANLAELRQKARYIRVSPAGMREAGPHDVVEVKTST; translated from the coding sequence ATGGCGACCAAATCGTTTCGCAACGCGACCGATAACCAGTTCTACCTGCCGGCGGACGCCTTTTTTCGGGCTCACGCCGCGCTGGCGTTGACGTACGACGACGTCACGCTGGCAACGAATTACTCGGAGATTCTGCCCCGGGACACCGTGCTGCAAAGTGTGCTGGCGCCGGGCCTCACCCTGAACATACCGATCATCTCGGCCGACATGGACACGGTGACGGAGTCGGCGATGGCCATTGGGATGGCACTGAACGGGGGTCTGGGGCTGATCCATTACAACATGAGCGACCGCGAGCAGCTTTCGGAGGTCTCGCGGGTCAAGCATCATGTGCACGGGCTGATTCAGGATCCGGTGACGGTCAGCCCGGAGCAGCACATTGGGGAGGTGCTGGCGATGGTGGAGGAGCGGCGGTTTCAGTTTCGGACGTTTCCGGTGATTGACGCCCAGCGGAAGTTGCTGGGGCTGCTGCCGGGGCACGTGGTGAAGCCGCGCTATGCCAGGCACACGGTGGCGGAGATCCTCACGCCGCGCGCGCAGGTGCAGACGATTCAGAAGCGGGAGCTGGGGCGGGATCCGATTGCGCGGGCGGACAAATTTTTCTCGGAGCATCCGGGCATCAACAAGCTGCTGGTGGTGGATGATCAGGACCGGCTGTACGGGCTGTTCACCATCAGCGATGTGGAGCGTATCATCCAGGAGAAAAAGGCCCTGTTCAAACCGGCGCGGGATGACAAATGGCGGTTGATTTGCGGTGCGGCGGTGTCGGCCACGCGCAATGCGTTTGGGGAGATTGACCGGGAGCGGCTGATCTCGCACGTGGGGGGGCTGGTGGAGCGGGGGCTGGATGTGGTGGCGGTGTCCACGGCGCATGGTTTTTCGCGGGGGGTGGGGGAGGCGGTGCGGATGATCCGGCAGGCCTTTCCCAAGCTGCCCATCATTGCCGGGAATGTGACGACAGCGGCGGGGGTGGAGTTTCTGGCCGATTGCGGGGCCAACATCGTGAAGGTGGGGCAGGGGCCGGGCAGCATTTGCACGACGCGGCTGGTGGCGGGGGTGGGGGTGCCGCAGTTGACGGCGCTGTACGTGTGCAGCCAGGCCGCCAAAAAGAAGCGCGTGACTTTGCTGGCCGATGGGGGGATCACCAAATCGGGCGACATTGTCAAGGCGCTGACGCTTTCGCAGGCGGTGGTGTGCGGGGGCATCCTGGCGGGTTGTGATGAGGCGCCGGGGGAGGTGATTGAGATCAGCGGGAAACTGTACAAGCAGTATCGCGGCATGGGCAGCCTGGCGGCCATGAAGGCCGGCTCGGCCGCCCGCTACGGCCACAGTACGCCGGATCCCACGCGCAAGGTGGCGGCCGAGGGCATCGAGGCGCTCAAGGAGGCCGCCGGGCCGTTGAATCGCGTGCTGACGCAGTTGATTGGGGGCATCCAGTCCGGGATGGGCTATCTGGGGGCGGCGAATCTGGCCGAGCTGCGGCAGAAGGCGCGGTACATTCGGGTGAGTCCGGCGGGGATGCGCGAGGCGGGGCCGCATGATGTGGTGGAGGTGAAGACTTCCACCTGA